The region TCGAAGCGTGGCGGCAGAGCCCCAGCTTCAAAGAAGGTCACAAGGGCGGGCGTACCCTGCCGGAAGGCACCCTGGCCGGCCGCAACGAACTGGAAATCTGGGAAGTGTTCGGCCGCAGCGGCAACCTGCTTTAACGATTCTTCCGCCCACACGAAAAGCCGGCAGAATTCCGGGCCAGCCCGGCCCTGCCGGTTTCTTCTCCCTGACCCGCTAGGCTGGGGCCATGAAACCTCAGACCGGCCAGCCGGCCCCCGATTTCAGCGGCGTCAGCGACGACGGCCAGACGGTGACGCTGCACGACCTGCGCGGGCGGTGGGTGGTGCTGTACTTCTATCCCAAGGCCAACAGCTACGGCTGCTCGATCGAGGCCCAGAAATTCGAGCAGTTCCTGCCGCAGTTCACGGCGCTGAATGCCCAGGTCATTGGCATCAGCACCGACGCCCCCAGCGGGCAGGCCGCTTTCCGCGAGAAATGCGGGCTGTCCTATCCCCTGCTGCCCGACGCCGACAAGACCATCTGCCGGGCTTATGGCGTGCTGGGCGGCCTGACCGGCCTGCTCGGGGTGGCCGGCCGCGCTTCGTTCGTGATTGATCCTCAGGGCATTCTGGTCTTCCAGAAACACGACATGAACCACACTATTCACGTAGGCGCGGCTCTGGAGGCCATCCGGGAGCGGCAGAGCGAGAGCAAATGACAGACTCTCGGAAGCTTCGTAGCGCAGTCTAAGCATCTCACAAGTAAAAAACCTTGTATTTTAACCCTTATTTCATAACATGCTTCTCAATCTTAAAAAGCGCTAATTTAGCTTATGTTCAAAAAAACAAGTCTGTTGCTGGCCTTTATGAGCTTTGCTTTGCTGACCCAGGCTCGGGCTGCTACCGATGGTGGGGCTCAGCCAGTGACGGCTCCAGCAGCTGCACCTGCCGCTGTGACTTCCGGTCAGCCAGCGCAGTCTGCAGCCAACGAACGGCCGCAACGTACGCCTCAGCAGGGCACGGTCCAGACGCGGCTCCGTGCGCCGGCGCCGGCTTTTGATCCCAGAGTCATGCAGCTGGCCGCCGCTCCTCAGGCAGGCCGGATTGAACAGGATATTCGCACTCTGGTCGGCTTTGGCACCCGCCACACCATGTCGGATACGGCCTCAGAGACGCAGGGCATAGGTGCCGCCACCCGCTGGATGAAAGGCGAATTCGAGAAAATCAGCCAGCAGTGTGGGGGCTGCCTTGAAATTTACGAGCAGCGGACGCTGGTGCCGGCCGGCAGCGAGCGGATTGACCGCGACACTTATGTCACCAACGTTTATGCCGTGCTGCGCGGCACCGATCGGCCCAACGACTATGTCATCATGTCCGGCGATATCGATAGCCGGGTCTCGGACGTGATGAACTCCACCTTGGTCAGCCCCGGCG is a window of Deinococcus sp. Marseille-Q6407 DNA encoding:
- a CDS encoding peroxiredoxin, whose translation is MKPQTGQPAPDFSGVSDDGQTVTLHDLRGRWVVLYFYPKANSYGCSIEAQKFEQFLPQFTALNAQVIGISTDAPSGQAAFREKCGLSYPLLPDADKTICRAYGVLGGLTGLLGVAGRASFVIDPQGILVFQKHDMNHTIHVGAALEAIRERQSESK